The following is a genomic window from Dioscorea cayenensis subsp. rotundata cultivar TDr96_F1 unplaced genomic scaffold, TDr96_F1_v2_PseudoChromosome.rev07_lg8_w22 25.fasta BLBR01001514.1, whole genome shotgun sequence.
ACGGGCTTTTCTTGAAAATGAAGATTCAGTCTGGTTTTAgctaatgatatatatatatatatatatatatatgttttgttaaaataattaataattttatattgattaatttaaaaaatatgaatgtaaatatatatgatatttaaatatatacatcatTCCTGTAACTGGACACCTTTTTATGGTGgtgttttgtaaaaaaaaaataaattatttttattttaaaaaaaataagagtaatTTAGTGAAGATGATGTGTAATTTAAATGGTATGATTATACaggttataattttttttttcagaagtaATGTTAATGTTAATAAGTAATTGCATATATATGGTTTAATTGCGGCACAAGTCCCTGTAAATGtgtattttttacatttttagtctttctaatatttttaggtacaattaagtcctcatatttggttgagttgggttgTTCTAGTCCAcgataatatttttaggtacaattaagtctttACAATTTACACTTGCCCATCTACACCGcggactagaatgacccaactGGACTAAATATGAAGATTTAATTGtgcctaaaaatattgcaatgaCTAAAAGGGTAATTACAGACACCtgtacaataattaaacatatatatatatatatatatatgaaaaaagatCATCATGGTAAGTcattagatttgaaatctagaaacattttaaatttaaaccgTTGAATCATCATCCgatgattaattatttatataaatattatatatgggTTAATGATAAAAACCGTCAAATTACCATTCAATGACTATTGCGGATATTTTTAGATTTCAAACCTAAGGATGCCGGAGATGATAggtcatatatttatatatattggagtTAAATGCCAATCCCACTAGGCCATTATGACATAATGCCTAAAGTGCCTGCCAATGGGGCATACAATTACGAGTTTGCCTCTTGTCTATTTCCGCATATTTGCATCTTGATACACAGGGCACTCTTGATGCGCTAGGCTATTTTCGTAAATaacttcatttcattttctcaagaattttttccctttttgcaAGCACAAGTGAAGGTAAAAAAAGGTGAGTTACTGCCAAACATCTTTCCATTTtctgatttttataatatatgtgatatatatatataatgtaatgtAATGTAGTAAATAAATTCTTCAGTCTACTTCCTTTGCACTGGACTTGCTCGACGAAATGCCTGAGAGAAAAGAAGCACTGGATCTAATTGGTTCTATGATTTTCTGAAACTATCTGTGATTTCTTATGGAGGTTTTcgctgtttttttttgtttttccttaaaatgatttttttcttgcattggTCTAGAATTTCTGAGTTTTTATATGTGTATTTTAACTTCTTTAGTGTGAATTCTTCAGTTTGTCTATTTTGCACTAGACCTGCTCGACGAAATGCCCGagagaaacaaattaagtgaaACTATATgatttcatgttttttgtttttgttatttttgtttaaataattctTTGTTGCATTGATTTCAGGTTGCCtatgtatatatagaatttttttagtataaatTAGTAATTTTGTTTTGCAGTAGAGATACTTGATGAAATGCCTGAGAGAAAGGAAGTAATGGATTGGATTGGTTCTATGATCTTCTGAAACTGTTTGTGGTTCCTTGtgaattttgttgttgtttttggttggaaaaaaaaaaaaaattcttttttgcGTTGATTCCAGAATTTCATTAAGCTTTGGTGATGGCGAGCGATGAGGAGGTGAAGAAGGGCCAGATTGTAGAGGCGCGGGCGAGGAACATTAGCCACAATGTTCGTTGCACTGAGTGTGGGAGCCAATCGATTGAGGATTCCCAGGCTGATGTTGCTATTCTTCTCCGCAAGGTAATGGTTTGagtttttttggaatttgtttGCCAAGTTGTTGTGCTTTCTTTGGGTATCAAATTACTGGTAGTAGTGGATGAATTTATTGATGAAACAGTGGTGGttaaatatatacatcaaaTGTTCTTGGTGAGTATTAATTCAAATGTCCACTGGGAGATAATCATTGTACTACATCTTATAGATGAAATGGTTGTGCTTGAAATTTACTGAAGATTGCTTGCCCAGGATTGCTTAGAGTCATTATTATATTGGTGTTATCCATTGCCTTGTATTTTGTGCGTAAAAAGTCATGGAATTTGAGGGAGTTTCTGAATTACAAAGTTATCCAAATGCTTGGCATGCTCACTGGATATCTCGTACTTCTCAGATTGAAAcgcttcttgtttttgttcctTCAAGTACTTTGTTAGAGTGCACTTTTTGCAGTAGTTGATTTTGAAAGTTAAGCAAAAGTTTTAGTTGTgaagagaaaataaattaagcagCATGATTGAAACTGACCGGCTGTTGTTTGCACCAGATAGTTTAGAGTctttatattatcattttgcaTTGCGTAGTAATTGTTTTATAATCATTTGTAGATTCTGAAAGACCTCATGAATGAGGGAGGATATTGCCATGTTTTGGttgtgaattttatttaatggcaCACTGGCACACTATTTACAGTATTTCCATTACAGGCACACACACAGCTTGTATTTATATGGTGTAAGACACTATCCATTTTTATGATCTGCCAAAATTCTGATAATTACTACATTCTCTGAACTTGTTTGTTGATTTCAACTATAAAGATGGTTGCAGAGATTTGCAGTGATCTTCAGCTCATTTGAGTTAAGAAACTATGTTTTTCGATGTTTCTTCCATAGTAACTTATTTCCAATATTAGTGCAGCTGATTCGAGATGAAATCAGAGCTGGTAAAAGCGATAAAGAAATCTACAAAAAACTAGAGGAAGATTTCGGCGAGACAGTACTTTATGCCCCTCATTTCGATCTCCAAACAGCAGCCTTGTGGCTATCACCAGTCAGTTCataatgacttttttttttttattttaaatcattgcAACAATGCCATTAAGAAACTACGTTAGTTCCTGAGTAATCTCAACTATGATTgactattattttcttcttttctctgaaccaattattgttttgtactTACCGTCCTGACAATTTGAAACTTGTTTCTTTGTTAAGCGTAACCTGAATGTTAGTACATGAAACATGGAAGTGAAATTCTAAGAGTCTTTCATTTTTTAAGCTTTTAACCTTTTGAGTTGAATTGAGCTCGGATAATATGTATTTGGTTCATGTTTAATATTGTGAAACCATTCTCAGGTCATAGTTGCGGGAGCGGCCGCTGGGGTGTGGGCATATCAGAGGCATAGGCAAAAGACAAACGTGCACATCCTGGCTCTCAACCTTGTAAGAGGAGTTCCGTTGACTCCAAAAGAGAAGCAAACAATGCTCGAACTCCTCACGCCACCACCCACCCCCGGGAATAAGTGGTGGTGGAGGCAATGATCTCTTCGTCGGCTTTctcttaatcatgtgtttttttgtgtgtgtttgagTTCAGTCTTAGATTGATTTTGTGAGTAGGCAACTGTGAAGAATGTTTTGTTAGTCTGTCTGCTAATTTGTGAGCTTGAATTATAGCTTATGCCATCAGTGAATAACAGCTTAGGCCAATGACCAAATGTTGAATCGGGGTTTATAAACAAGTAAAGTGAATTATAACTAATGCCAACGAtcaagtggtctattggtattTGAGAatgacatatttttttagtgtgaGCAGGGGTTATTTATGCATGGTGGTCGCAATGTCGATGTGTGTGCAACCCTATCCTTATTTGCTCCATTGAGACTTGTGTACCTTTTTTAACTGTCTAACCACTTATGTTGGCATAAGAATTATAACATGTGAGCATGATATACAGTCATGATTTCATTTGGGaaagaaattataattattttttttatatactaatATAACTATATAGTATATATTAAAGCTATCCCCCACCAATAGCCAATAGCAGTGGTTTCAAAGCCAACCAGTAGCAGTGATTTCAAAAGGCTATTTGGTTGTACATTTGTAAGCTTTTGGTAATCACTTTGATGATCgtttttttttcacttcctcttaatatgtatatatatatatatatatatatatatgaaatgctgaatttagttttttttatttggaaaataaaatgtaaaataatagTTAGATGTTGTTTGTAGGTTTTGCAGCCGTTACacaataagttattttttatttttatttttttaatttataaaatgtaGATAAATCATGTGTTATTACAGTTaacttcatttaaaaaaaaactaccatAAAACCATTTcaggaaatataaaaaaaatcataagttaGACATTTATGTTAGAGATAAATTCAAAGTGGTATGGATTatcaaaaactatatttttaagtatttaaaaaaatatttttttaattattccttttttttttaaaagcgcCCAAGTcgtaaattatgtaaaataaaataaaacaaaataaatcaaaattataggTGAAAATAAACATTACAGGCTGTTGGTCCTAGCATGATCCTATTTAGTCATTATTGTTAACTTTATTTGatcattattgttttaaaataagaatatttttaagatcaagaattttatttattaacattatcgaataaaaaaatagtgagtataaaatttatttgatttcctTAATGAGGGATAGCCTTAATCCTCCAAGCTTAAGACAAAGTCTTAATTTTGTTGTAAAACGTTTatgaatcaaataaaaaagttattGTGTTGTTATAATGTAATGACAtccttttaaaacaaattaaggatcatttttttttattttgtttttgtataagattgtaaaaattcataaacaaaTCACTAAAAATTTGTGTTATACATTGTGAAAGTTAAGATTGCTCTACACCTACCATGCAACAAATTATAGATGATTTCAACAGAAAAAGTCAACAATTGTGGCTCATGCTTCTATTCAAGTGGGTCTCATTTTACAAAAACTAAGGggctgtttgtttgca
Proteins encoded in this region:
- the LOC120256578 gene encoding cytochrome c-type biogenesis CcmH-like mitochondrial protein, whose product is MASDEEVKKGQIVEARARNISHNVRCTECGSQSIEDSQADVAILLRKLIRDEIRAGKSDKEIYKKLEEDFGETVLYAPHFDLQTAALWLSPVIVAGAAAGVWAYQRHRQKTNVHILALNLVRGVPLTPKEKQTMLELLTPPPTPGNKWWWRQ